Proteins from a genomic interval of Phlebotomus papatasi isolate M1 chromosome 3, Ppap_2.1, whole genome shotgun sequence:
- the LOC129806931 gene encoding ethanolamine kinase — protein MDSKRLLEEPQAPHIPVTVHEATIFDGAREILEKIRPNWKPEDIEFKLFTDGITNKLVGCFYGDREDTVLIRVYGNKTDLLIDRTAETRNIKLLHSYGFAPRLHATFANGLAYEYVPGVTLNPENVTDPAIWTLVARKMAKMHKVECGAEVSRKAMLRWKLEQFLNLIPEKFSRREIHERVKDQFLPVSKLRQEVENLCDRLETLGSPVVFAHNDLLLGNVVYTEALNQVTFIDYEYAAYNYQAFDIGNHFTEFAGIDEIDYARYPSRDFQMQWLRVYLETYQHPRCVTETDLERLYVQVNQFALASHLFWTIWALIQAEHSTIDFDFVRFAQIRYEEYLQRKEDFLALSFEN, from the exons ATGGATTCAAAGAGGCTCCTGGAAGAACCTCAAGCCCCCCACATTCCCGTCACTGTTCATGAGGCTACAATCTTCGATGGAGCGCGTGAGATTCTCGAAAAGATCCGCCCAAACTGGAAGCCAGAAGATATTGAGTTCAAG CTATTCACCGATGGCATCACGAATAAACTCGTGGGATGCTTTTATGGAGATCGAGAAGATACTGTCCTGATTCGGGTTTATGGAAACAAGACTGATCTGCTAATCGATAGGACGGCAGAAACGAGGAATATCAAACTCCTACACAGCTACGGCTTCGCCCCTCGACTCCATGCCACCTTTGCCAATGGACTGGCCTATGAGTATGTCCCAGGAGTCACTCTGAATCCTGAAAATGTCACTGATCCCGCCATTTGGACACTCGTGGCCAGGAAAATGGCAAAGATGCACAAAGTGGAGTGTGGGGCCGAAGTCTCAAGGAAAGCTATGCTCAGATGGAAATTAGAGCAATTTCTCAATCTCATTCCCGAGAAATTTAGCCGGAGAGAAATTCATGAAAG GGTAAAGGATCAATTTCTCCCTGTCTCTAAACTTCGACAAGAAGTCGAAAACCTCTGTGACCGCTTGGAAACTCTGGGCAGTCCTGTGGTTTTTGCTCACAATGACCTCCTTCTGGGCAATGTTGTGTACACAGAAGCCCTCAAccaagtcacatttattgactACGAATATGCAGCATACAATTATCAGGCTTTTGACATTGGTAATCACTTTACGGAGTTTGCCGGAATTGATGAGATTGACTACGCGCGGTATCCTTCGCGGGATTTTCAAATGCAATGGCTCAGAGTCTATTTGGAGACATATCAGCATCCACGATGTGTGACTGAGACTGACCTGGAACGTCTCTATGTGCAGGTCAATCAATTTGCTCTGGCTTCACATTTGTTCTGGACCATTTGGGCACTGATTCAGGCAGAGCATTCGACAATTGACTTTGACTTTGTGAGATTTGCACAGATTCGCTATGAGGAGTATCTACAGAGGAAGGAGGACTTTCTGGCATTGTCCTTTGAGAATTAA
- the LOC129806921 gene encoding proton-coupled amino acid transporter 1 — translation MNIEETSLNTSNAGNRSDPEVNGDQKKQENGHSDQRVSDEPTNEHAMSYLETIVHVFKGNIGPGLFAMGDAMKNAGLILGPVLTVIIGIVCVHCQHLLLQCSKRMRNKANMQTYPDFARTVELCFENGPPRLRQWSKTMRIIVNVFLCVTQLGFCCVYFVFVSTNLQQIWNQYGISINDYLNLVIICAPILLTSLITNLKYLAPCSVVASACMLIGTGITLYFSVGDLPSPSERNFVASWETLPLFFGTTLFAFEGISLVLPLQNAMKVPRNFHRPAGVLNVGMCFVTFLFTGLGCLGYLKYGDKVEGSLTLNLPEDDQLAQSVKLLISLGVLLGYALQFFIAIQIMWPGIQEKFGPFTHPIIGEFAFRTIMVLVTLAIAMTVPKLSLFISLNGALCSTALALVFPPFIELVSNWEDSKGPGAAILLKNVAIMVVALLGFITGSYESLAQIIRAFSEQTPS, via the exons ATCCCGAAGTCAATGGAGATCAGAAGAAGCAGGAGAATGGACACAGTGACCAAAGAGTCAGCGATGAGCCGACCAATGAGCATGCCATGTCGTACCTTGAGACAATCGTACATGTCTTCAAGGGAAATATTGGACCTGGGCTTTTTGCCATGGGTGATGCGATGAAGAATGCCGGCTTGATTCTTGGACCGGTTCTTACAGTGATTATTGGGATAGTTTGTGTCCACTGTCAGCATCTCCTGCTGCAGTGCTCAAAGCGAATGCGAAATAAAGCAAATATGCAGACCTATCCAGATTTTGCAAGAACTGTTGAATTGTGCTTCGAGAATGGACCACCTCGACTGAGACAGTGGTCAAAGACAATGAGGATCATCGTCAATGTCTTCCTCTGTGTCACGCAATTGGGATTCTGCTGCGTTTACTTTGTATTTGTCAGCACAAATCTTCAGCAG ATCTGGAACCAGTATGGTATCAGCATCAACGATTACCTGAATCTGGTGATAATTTGCGCACCAATTCTCCTCACCAGTCTCATAACAAATCTCAAATATCTTGCACCATGTTCTGTTGTTGCAAGTGCTTGTATGTTAATTGGAACAGGAATTACTCTCTACTTCTCAGTGGGTGACCTTCCCAGTCCTTCTGAGAGGAATTTTGTAGCTTCGTGGGAGACATTGCCGTTGTTTTTCGGTACAACTCTTTTCGCTTTCGAGGGTATTAGCCTCGTCCTGCCACTGCAAAATGCCATGAAGGTGCCAAGAAACTTCCATCGACCAGCTGGAGTTCTCAATGTTGGGATGTGTTTCGTCACATTCCTCTTCACTGGATTAGGGTGCCTGGGATATCTCAAGTATGGGGATAAGGTAGAAGGAAGTCTTACCTTGAATCTACCTGAGGATGATCAACTGGCTCAATCTGTGAAACTTTTAATCTCCCTGGGTGTTCTCCTTGGGTATGCCTTGCAATTTTTCATCGCCATCCAGATTATGTGGCCAGGGATTCAGGAGAAATTTGGACCATTTACCCATCCAATTATTGGAGAGTTTGCTTTCCGGACAATTATGGTTTTAGTTACAT tGGCTATTGCGATGACTGTTCCAAAACTGAGCCTCTTCATCTCTCTCAATGGTGCTCTGTGCTCCACAGCTCTTGCTCTGGTATTcccaccgtttatcgaattggTGTCCAATTGGGAGGATAGTAAAGGACCCGGAGCCGCTATTTTGCTGAAAAATGTCGCCATTATGGTTGTGGCTCTTTTGGGTTTCATCACAGGAAGTTATGAGAGTTTAGCACAGATTATTCGAGCTTTCTCTGAACAAACACCTTCTTAA
- the LOC129806912 gene encoding acetylcholine receptor subunit beta-like 1, giving the protein MFHLLKSLRLLSWTSFLLISVSLLKFANSSEDEERLVRDLFRGYNKLIRPVQNMTQKVDVRFGLAFVQLINVNEKNQIMKSNVWLRLVWSDYQLQWDEADYGGIGVLRLPPDKVWKPDIVLFNNADGNYEVRYKSNVLIYPNGEVLWVPPAIYQSSCTIDVTYFPFDQQTCIMKFGSWTFNGDQVSLALYNNKNFVDLSDYWKSGTWDIIEVPAYLNVYQGNGNHPTETDITFYIIIRRKTLFYTVNLILPTVLISFLCVLVFYLPAEAGEKVTLGISILLSLVVFLLLVSKILPPTSLVLPLIAKYLLFTFIMNTVSILVTVIIINWNFRGPRTHRMPMWIRSVFLHYLPAMLLMKRPRKTRLRWMMEMPGMSVPPHPHPSYGSPTEIPKHLSAIGAAKQAKMEVMELSDLHHPNCKINRKMNSGPELGTLGDPCRRESESSDSILLSPEASKATEAVEFIAEHLRNEDLYIQTREDWKYVAMVIDRLQLYIFFIVTTAGTVGILMDAPHIFEYVDQDRIIEIYRGK; this is encoded by the exons atgTTTCACTTGCTCAAATCACTGAGACTTCTCTCCTGGACCTCCTTCCTTCTCATCTCTGTCTCTCTGCTCAAGTTTG CCAATAGCTCAGAGGATGAGGAGAGATTGGTGCGTGATCTCTTCCGTGGTTACAATAAACTCATTCGACCCGTACAGAATATGACACAGAAGGTGGATGTCCGCTTTGGACTGGCCTTCGTGCAGCTCATCAATGTGAATGAGAAGAATCAGATCATGAAATCGAACGTATGGCTCCGACTTGTCTGGAGTGACTACCAACTGCAGTGGGATGAGGCAGATTACGGTGGTATTGGGGTACTACGTTTGCCCCCTGACAAAGTCTGGAAGCCCGATATTGTCCTCTTCAACAA CGCTGATGGAAATTATGAGGTTCGTTACAAGTCCAACGTTCTCATCTATCCGAACGGTGAAGTGCTGTGGGTGCCTCCAGCTATTTACCAGAGTTCCTGCACAATTGATGTGACATATTTTCCTTTTGACCAGCAAACGTGCATTATGAAATTTGGTTCCTGGACCTTCAATGGGGACCAAGTATCCTTGGCACTTTACAACAACAAGAATTTTGTAGATCTCTCGGATTACTGGAAATCGGGCACTTGGGATATTATTGAGGTACCGGCGTATTTGAATGTGTACCAGGGTAATGGAAATCATCCCACAGAGACAGACATAACATTTTATATCATAATTCGACGCAAAACTCTCTTCTACACTGTCAACTTGATCCTTCCCACGGTGCTCATCTCCTTCCTCTGCGTTTTGGTGTTCTACCTCCCTGCTGAGGCTGGTGAGAAGGTGACTCTTGGCATTAGTATTCTCCTTTCGCTGGTTGTGTTTCTCTTGCTGGTGTCGAAAATTCTTCCGCCGACATCACTGGTGCTTCCACTAATTGCCAAGTACCTCCTCTTCACCTTCATCATGAACACTGTCTCCATTCTCGTCACTGTCATCATCATCAACTGGAATTTCCGTGGGCCACGCACCCACCGTATGCCCATGTGGATTCGATCAGTCTTTCTCCACTACCTACCTGCCATGTTACTCATGAAGCGCCCTCGCAAGACTCGCCTCCGTTGGATGATGGAGATGCCCGGTATGAGTGTACCCCCTCATCCACATCCCTCCTATGGTTCCCCCACGGAGATCCCTAAGCATCTCAGCGCCATCGGGGCAGCCAAGCAAGCCAAGATGGAGGTGATGGAATTGTCGGATCTCCATCATCCCAACTGCAAGATCAACCGCAAGATGAATTCAGGACCCGAGCTCGGTACTCTCGGGGATCCGTGTCGTCGGGAGAGTGAGAGCTCGGACTCCATACTCTTGTCACCGGAGGCCAGCAAAGCCACGGAAGCTGTCGAATTTATCGCTGAGCATCTCAGGAATGAGGATTTGTACATTCAA ACTCGTGAAGACTGGAAGTACGTGGCGATGGTGATCGATCGTCTTCAGCTCTACATTTTCTTCATAGTCACCACAGCCGGCACTGTGGGGATCCTTATGGATGCCCCTCACATATTTGAGTATGTAGATCAAGATCGAATCATTGAGATCTATCGTGGTAAGTGA